A single window of Magnetococcus marinus MC-1 DNA harbors:
- a CDS encoding DUF2312 domain-containing protein, with protein MTAALTVDPTTADAQGVAGEILIQYIERIERLEEEKAGIAEDIRDVYAEAKGNGFDVKVIRELVKIRKMEQHELDEKEMLLHLYRQAIGMG; from the coding sequence ATGACGGCAGCATTGACCGTAGACCCCACCACCGCCGATGCCCAAGGCGTTGCAGGTGAAATTTTAATCCAATATATTGAGCGCATTGAGCGTCTCGAAGAAGAAAAAGCCGGCATCGCCGAAGATATTCGCGATGTCTATGCCGAAGCCAAAGGCAATGGCTTTGATGTTAAGGTCATCCGTGAGTTGGTCAAAATCCGTAAAATGGAACAGCATGAGCTGGACGAAAAAGAGATGCTGCTGCACCTCTACCGTCAAGCCATCGGCATGGGCTGA
- a CDS encoding hemolysin family protein: MELLTVLQLLLFVVLLLFSALFSSSETALFSLDKLTLERMRQQHHPKLALIQTLLNEPRRLIVTILIGNELVNVAASNISATLVMQYMGSTDSWWVNIFVMLPILLLFGEITPKTLAVRNNDVVSGWVARPITLFAKSVTPLRRVVRMISELLIHLITMGRKRSVANLVTEDLVRTLADEAAGDGDLDEVEAEYIHNIIEFGNQTVEEVMTPRSNMVTLNMDDTMEEVLNVLRTERVSRVPVFDEENEEVVGVLYYRDLLSNDLDQFKNMEELRSILRRPYYVPETKPILDLMHNFREKKRSLALILDEYGGTIGMVTMGDLLESIFGDIHDPEDPDNDATVESLENGCYRLDGNLDVEQANLLMQADFDTQISDTIAGLLMHAHGELPEEGSVIPLGEWCFRITRMEGTRIMEAMGCHAGRVMGRVGCAALLEEGLDVKVVPLQKLDEAPPQGAAVAGVAAIIEQPASVEPLPATDGAAQEPEEALTVLEGQMVPAEPADEAVQGLGSDADLSDSPHENKGV, encoded by the coding sequence ATGGAGCTGTTGACCGTTTTGCAGCTGCTGCTGTTTGTGGTGTTGCTGCTCTTTTCGGCGCTCTTTTCCAGTTCGGAAACCGCCCTCTTTTCGCTGGATAAACTGACGCTGGAGCGTATGCGCCAGCAGCACCATCCCAAACTGGCCTTGATCCAGACCCTTCTGAATGAACCCCGGCGTTTGATCGTTACCATTCTGATTGGCAATGAACTGGTTAATGTGGCGGCCTCCAACATCTCGGCGACCCTGGTTATGCAGTATATGGGCAGCACGGATAGTTGGTGGGTGAACATCTTTGTCATGCTGCCCATCCTGTTGCTGTTTGGAGAAATCACCCCCAAAACGCTGGCGGTGCGCAACAATGATGTGGTCTCGGGCTGGGTGGCACGACCCATTACGCTGTTTGCAAAATCGGTGACACCGCTGCGGCGTGTGGTGCGCATGATTTCGGAACTGTTGATCCATCTGATTACTATGGGGCGCAAGCGCTCGGTGGCCAATTTGGTTACCGAAGATCTGGTGCGTACCCTGGCCGACGAGGCCGCCGGTGATGGGGATCTGGATGAGGTAGAAGCCGAATATATCCACAATATCATTGAGTTTGGCAATCAGACTGTGGAAGAGGTGATGACGCCCCGCTCCAACATGGTGACGCTCAATATGGATGACACCATGGAAGAGGTGCTCAATGTATTACGCACCGAACGGGTGAGTCGGGTGCCGGTGTTTGATGAAGAGAATGAAGAGGTGGTGGGGGTGCTCTACTACCGTGATCTGCTCTCTAATGACCTGGATCAGTTTAAAAATATGGAGGAGCTGCGCTCGATCCTGCGGCGCCCCTATTATGTGCCAGAGACCAAGCCTATTTTGGATCTGATGCACAATTTTAGAGAGAAAAAGCGTTCTCTGGCGCTGATTTTGGACGAATATGGCGGCACCATCGGCATGGTGACCATGGGGGATCTGTTGGAGTCGATTTTTGGGGATATTCATGACCCCGAAGATCCCGATAATGACGCCACCGTAGAGAGTTTGGAAAATGGTTGCTACCGGTTGGATGGCAATCTGGACGTGGAGCAGGCCAACCTGCTGATGCAGGCCGATTTTGATACCCAGATTTCCGATACCATTGCGGGCCTGCTCATGCATGCCCACGGGGAGTTGCCGGAAGAGGGCTCGGTTATCCCCTTGGGCGAGTGGTGTTTTCGCATTACCCGCATGGAGGGAACCCGCATTATGGAGGCCATGGGTTGTCATGCCGGGCGTGTCATGGGGCGGGTTGGCTGTGCGGCCTTGTTGGAAGAGGGACTGGATGTCAAAGTCGTGCCCCTACAAAAGCTGGATGAGGCCCCTCCGCAGGGCGCGGCTGTTGCGGGTGTAGCGGCCATCATTGAGCAGCCTGCCAGCGTGGAACCCTTGCCTGCGACGGATGGGGCAGCGCAAGAGCCTGAAGAGGCTCTGACCGTGTTAGAGGGGCAAATGGTGCCAGCGGAACCTGCGGACGAGGCGGTGCAAGGGCTCGGTTCCGATGCCGATTTGAGTGATTCACCCCATGAGAATAAGGGAGTTTAG
- a CDS encoding methyl-accepting chemotaxis protein, giving the protein MSGHYKQFNLKSRFIIGFVVMSVVVILFGILQLSMTQNQVERTYDLKRYGEKATLLHKMLLNLESTQHTITRTLAGEAIAPLQQELASLAQGAAAQFKAFQNTPNVGKPIRLAKTVGEHYPNSFTAANTLIETIKIGDKEAIAAQAKVFHNLTAAASSSIYTTLTSIEVARTQAGALAASRARTAFWFTIVGMVTAMLFVGTLIFLIMNNVLTRLGGDPEDLAKRAWQFSEGDLTIFGKDGRQSSGIDQALNKMAANIGQVLGHVRESARVLGDVAQELADTAGHMHGHASSMSNSASSTSEEADKMSEEMDNIAMASEHASQKMDTIASFAQDTSGNMENISQAADEASHNLSTVVDSSDTASTTMQEIQGAADRSSEDIRRVKSSVQSMSLSLEEIRKQCEAASRESSQASSYAKENKQAMDNLTTSAREIGKVLALINDIAEQTNMLALNASIEAAGAGDAGKGFAVVANEVKDLAGKTTEATQMIAAQIDEIQDNTVAVERMISRVTEVISSLEKSNAGINRSVDEQGYTLQEITHAMEKASSETEAVTSRVYSASEGMQDVSRNITDISRGINHVTHNVAEASGHMAEMANNVRQAYATNAEIANQLTMAANISRAISGTMQEVKNSAGEVNTFSERINALSEQVYATTEELNYIIQLFKMHEDA; this is encoded by the coding sequence GTGAGTGGGCACTATAAACAGTTCAACCTTAAAAGCCGCTTTATCATTGGCTTTGTGGTTATGTCGGTGGTTGTGATTTTATTTGGAATTCTGCAACTCTCCATGACCCAAAATCAGGTAGAGCGCACCTACGACTTAAAGCGCTATGGCGAAAAAGCCACGCTGCTGCACAAAATGCTGCTCAACTTGGAGAGCACTCAGCACACGATTACCCGCACCCTAGCGGGTGAAGCGATTGCCCCTCTACAGCAAGAACTGGCCAGTCTGGCGCAAGGGGCAGCCGCTCAATTCAAAGCGTTTCAAAACACGCCCAATGTGGGCAAGCCCATTCGTTTAGCCAAAACGGTAGGGGAGCACTACCCCAACAGCTTCACCGCAGCCAATACGCTTATTGAGACCATTAAGATCGGCGATAAAGAGGCCATTGCCGCCCAAGCCAAGGTTTTTCATAACCTGACCGCAGCGGCCAGTTCATCTATCTACACCACGCTAACCTCAATTGAGGTTGCCCGCACCCAAGCCGGTGCCCTGGCTGCCAGTCGTGCGCGCACGGCCTTTTGGTTTACCATCGTCGGAATGGTGACAGCCATGCTGTTTGTCGGCACGCTCATCTTTCTCATCATGAACAACGTGCTCACACGGCTAGGGGGTGACCCTGAGGATTTGGCCAAACGGGCTTGGCAATTTTCCGAGGGGGATTTGACCATTTTTGGTAAGGATGGACGGCAATCCTCCGGCATCGACCAAGCGTTGAACAAGATGGCGGCCAATATTGGCCAAGTTTTAGGCCATGTTCGCGAAAGCGCCCGCGTACTGGGTGACGTAGCCCAGGAGTTAGCGGATACCGCAGGCCATATGCACGGACACGCCAGCAGCATGTCAAACAGTGCCAGCTCCACCTCGGAAGAGGCAGATAAAATGTCCGAAGAGATGGACAACATCGCCATGGCTTCGGAGCATGCCAGCCAAAAAATGGATACCATCGCCTCCTTTGCCCAAGATACCAGCGGCAATATGGAGAACATCTCCCAAGCCGCCGACGAAGCCAGCCACAACCTCTCCACCGTGGTGGATTCCTCCGATACCGCCAGCACCACCATGCAAGAGATTCAAGGAGCCGCCGATCGGTCCAGCGAAGATATTCGCAGGGTTAAATCCTCGGTTCAATCCATGAGCCTCTCCCTTGAAGAGATTCGTAAGCAGTGCGAAGCGGCTTCGCGCGAATCCAGCCAAGCCAGCAGCTACGCCAAAGAGAACAAGCAGGCCATGGATAACCTGACCACCTCGGCAAGAGAGATTGGCAAAGTGCTGGCCTTAATTAACGATATTGCCGAGCAAACCAACATGCTGGCCCTAAACGCCTCGATTGAAGCGGCCGGGGCTGGGGATGCAGGCAAGGGTTTTGCCGTGGTGGCCAACGAAGTCAAAGATCTGGCCGGCAAAACCACCGAAGCGACCCAGATGATTGCAGCCCAAATTGATGAAATTCAGGATAACACCGTCGCGGTGGAACGCATGATTAGCCGGGTAACCGAAGTGATCAGCAGCCTCGAAAAATCCAATGCTGGCATTAATCGCTCTGTGGATGAGCAGGGCTACACCCTGCAAGAGATCACCCATGCCATGGAAAAAGCCTCCTCCGAAACCGAAGCGGTCACCAGCCGCGTGTACAGCGCCTCAGAGGGTATGCAGGATGTCAGCCGCAACATTACCGACATCTCCCGTGGCATTAACCATGTGACCCATAATGTGGCGGAGGCTTCGGGGCATATGGCTGAAATGGCCAACAATGTGCGCCAAGCCTACGCCACCAATGCGGAGATTGCCAACCAACTTACCATGGCGGCCAACATCTCCCGCGCCATCAGCGGCACCATGCAGGAGGTCAAAAATTCCGCCGGTGAGGTCAACACCTTTAGTGAGCGCATTAATGCGCTCTCCGAGCAGGTCTATGCCACCACCGAAGAGCTGAACTACATCATTCAACTCTTCAAGATGCATGAGGATGCGTAG
- the rnc gene encoding ribonuclease III: MNAQREPSGLERLEQALDYRFTQSDLLQLALTHRSAPLDGSKAGEVVATTHNERLEFLGDSVLNLIVSHRLYKRFGEVPEGQLSQWRAMLVNTRSLSEVAKDLELGRYLRMGRGEAKSGGREKYSILGNALEALLGAIYLDGGFEAAERVVDRLFAHQVAGIEPEQQGKDYKTLLQEYLQARGEALPIYAVLSAEGPPHERVFVVSCHPREQLCGHGQGRSKREAEQHAAQQALELLIESENEHHD; this comes from the coding sequence ATGAATGCCCAGCGCGAGCCATCCGGCCTGGAGAGATTGGAGCAGGCGCTCGACTACCGCTTTACTCAGTCTGACTTGCTGCAACTGGCGCTTACGCACCGCTCCGCTCCGCTGGATGGTTCCAAAGCGGGCGAGGTGGTGGCCACGACCCACAACGAACGTCTGGAGTTCCTCGGCGATTCGGTATTGAACCTGATTGTTTCCCATCGGCTCTATAAACGCTTTGGTGAGGTTCCCGAAGGGCAGCTTTCCCAATGGCGCGCCATGCTGGTTAATACCCGTTCCCTGAGTGAGGTGGCTAAAGATCTGGAGCTGGGCCGCTATCTGCGTATGGGGCGGGGTGAGGCCAAAAGCGGCGGGCGTGAGAAATATTCTATCCTGGGTAACGCCCTTGAGGCGCTGTTGGGGGCGATCTATCTGGATGGGGGATTTGAGGCGGCGGAGAGGGTGGTGGACCGCCTCTTTGCCCATCAGGTCGCCGGCATTGAGCCTGAACAGCAGGGGAAGGATTATAAAACCCTGCTGCAAGAGTATCTACAAGCCCGTGGTGAAGCGCTGCCGATCTATGCGGTGCTCAGTGCCGAGGGGCCACCCCACGAACGGGTGTTTGTGGTCTCTTGCCATCCCCGTGAGCAACTGTGCGGTCACGGGCAGGGGCGTTCCAAACGAGAGGCGGAGCAGCACGCCGCCCAACAGGCCCTTGAGCTGCTGATAGAGAGTGAGAACGAACACCATGACTGA
- a CDS encoding SapC family protein has protein sequence MTAQWPSPPGFGPVRPLDRVRHRGLGLKAGSQAFALKNPAIRIALSEFFPACRDYPIIFARTAPSLPVIPMIITGIRQEENIFISRKGNWRKPYYVPAFVRGHPFCLVQLKRGTTAQGQASMQRIVCVDEEMLEPNDRPFIDYRGKDTPAWIYINKLLMEAEEMKPKGERFIQALEEHQLLIEMHVGGGAHSHVHMFRVDENRFHALTPELAQQWLKNGYLRLIHAHLLSLDNFNRLAQLRQKWLEG, from the coding sequence ATGACCGCACAGTGGCCTTCACCCCCGGGGTTTGGGCCGGTTCGTCCCTTGGACCGGGTACGCCATCGTGGTTTGGGTCTAAAGGCAGGCTCCCAAGCCTTTGCGCTAAAAAATCCTGCGATCCGCATTGCCTTGAGCGAATTTTTCCCCGCCTGCCGTGACTACCCCATCATCTTTGCCCGGACAGCCCCTAGTCTACCGGTCATCCCCATGATCATTACGGGTATCCGACAAGAGGAAAATATCTTTATCTCCCGCAAAGGTAACTGGCGCAAGCCCTATTATGTGCCAGCCTTTGTGCGTGGGCATCCCTTTTGTTTGGTGCAACTCAAACGGGGTACCACCGCCCAGGGGCAAGCTTCCATGCAACGCATTGTCTGTGTGGATGAGGAGATGCTTGAACCCAATGATCGCCCCTTTATCGACTATCGTGGTAAAGATACCCCGGCTTGGATTTATATCAATAAACTGCTCATGGAAGCCGAGGAGATGAAACCCAAAGGGGAGCGCTTTATCCAGGCATTGGAAGAGCACCAACTGCTCATCGAAATGCATGTGGGGGGCGGGGCGCATAGCCATGTGCATATGTTCCGGGTAGATGAAAACCGTTTCCATGCGCTTACCCCAGAGCTGGCCCAACAGTGGTTAAAAAACGGCTATTTACGGCTTATCCATGCGCACTTGCTCTCTTTGGATAACTTTAACCGCCTTGCGCAGTTACGCCAAAAATGGTTGGAAGGATAG
- the recO gene encoding DNA repair protein RecO, whose amino-acid sequence MAQTGVQPAIILRRIPFRDSSLVVSLFTQDHGVRAVMARGARKGSKTLPRGDLAGYHTLGVQLGGREGQNMLTLRSAEILQPRHGLLHQRVGSSAAQLMLEQVYRLLPVEDANPKLFGALQEALDRLEAGEAALEVVGLWQGFLLHNLGFGWQVAHCAGCGGETDLRFFSTKRNQTVCAPCGTPHRHRLLPLPEGVLAVMRGQPGGAADQAELVMLTTALLAQHGEKVLHAQQPFFRAVGLA is encoded by the coding sequence ATGGCGCAAACGGGTGTGCAGCCGGCGATTATACTGCGGCGGATTCCCTTTCGAGACAGCTCCTTGGTGGTGAGCTTGTTTACCCAGGATCACGGGGTGCGTGCGGTGATGGCGCGGGGGGCGCGCAAAGGTTCAAAAACCCTGCCCCGGGGGGATCTGGCCGGTTATCATACCCTTGGTGTGCAATTGGGGGGGCGTGAGGGGCAGAATATGCTGACCTTGCGCAGTGCGGAGATTCTGCAACCCCGGCACGGCTTATTACACCAACGGGTGGGCAGCAGTGCCGCCCAGTTGATGTTGGAGCAGGTCTACCGCCTGTTGCCGGTGGAGGATGCCAACCCCAAGCTGTTTGGCGCCTTGCAAGAGGCGTTGGACCGGTTGGAGGCGGGTGAAGCGGCGTTAGAGGTGGTGGGTTTATGGCAGGGCTTTTTGTTGCATAATTTGGGCTTTGGCTGGCAGGTGGCGCATTGCGCCGGGTGTGGTGGGGAAACGGATTTACGCTTTTTTTCCACCAAGCGCAATCAGACGGTGTGCGCCCCTTGCGGTACGCCCCATCGCCACCGGTTGTTGCCCTTGCCTGAAGGGGTGCTGGCTGTGATGCGGGGGCAGCCCGGCGGTGCGGCCGACCAAGCCGAATTGGTGATGTTGACCACTGCCCTACTGGCACAGCATGGTGAAAAGGTATTGCATGCCCAGCAGCCCTTTTTTAGGGCTGTGGGGCTTGCCTAG
- a CDS encoding mannose-1-phosphate guanylyltransferase/mannose-6-phosphate isomerase — protein MLIPTILAGGGGTRLWPLSRDLYPKQFHSGLGDDRPLLLQTAARVQGLPHLSDPVVICNEQHRFMVEEMLREEGNPCQAIFLEPVGRNTAPAAAIAALYARTQQADALVLLMPSDHHIVDSAGFRACVEQGMPHAANRKLVTFGIVPHSPNTGYGYIRRGEPLAEGVFQILNFTEKPNASTAQAYLEQGDYSWNSGIFLFHAGFFLETLARLAPAMYDTCLAAFEAAQPDHAFTRLGKAFLAVPADSIDYAVMEKSNDGVVIPMGVGWNDMGAWDALWEVGNKDPQHNLSVGDTLSVDTHNSLIWSSSRLVATVGVENLAIVETADAILVARKDRVQEVKKIVDQLKQSKRCEFSHHNMVYRPWGTFTQVDAGPRFQVKRIMVKPGAKLSLQMHHHRSEHWVVVKGTALVTRGDTEILLKENESTYIPLGVKHSLANPGKIPLEIIEVQSGPYLGEDDIIRFEDIYARLEDHPR, from the coding sequence ATGTTAATACCCACAATTTTGGCAGGTGGTGGTGGAACCCGACTCTGGCCGCTTTCACGGGATCTCTACCCCAAACAGTTCCATAGTGGTTTGGGCGATGACCGCCCGCTCTTGTTGCAAACCGCCGCGCGGGTACAGGGGCTGCCCCATCTGAGCGATCCCGTAGTGATCTGCAACGAGCAGCACCGCTTTATGGTGGAGGAGATGTTGCGCGAAGAGGGCAACCCCTGCCAAGCCATCTTCCTGGAGCCAGTGGGTCGCAATACCGCACCTGCCGCAGCCATCGCCGCGCTCTATGCCCGCACCCAACAGGCCGATGCTTTGGTATTGTTAATGCCTTCGGACCACCATATTGTCGATTCTGCGGGGTTTCGTGCCTGCGTCGAACAGGGCATGCCCCACGCGGCCAACCGCAAGTTGGTTACTTTTGGCATTGTGCCACATAGCCCCAACACCGGTTATGGCTACATCCGTCGGGGCGAACCCCTGGCGGAGGGGGTTTTTCAAATCCTCAACTTTACCGAAAAACCCAACGCCTCCACCGCGCAGGCCTATCTTGAGCAAGGGGACTATAGCTGGAACAGCGGTATTTTTCTGTTTCATGCCGGATTTTTTTTAGAGACCCTCGCCCGCCTCGCCCCGGCCATGTATGACACCTGCCTAGCCGCCTTTGAAGCCGCCCAGCCCGACCACGCCTTTACCCGCCTAGGCAAAGCTTTTCTGGCGGTACCCGCCGACTCCATTGACTATGCGGTTATGGAAAAAAGTAACGATGGGGTGGTCATTCCCATGGGGGTCGGCTGGAACGACATGGGCGCCTGGGATGCCCTGTGGGAGGTTGGTAACAAAGATCCCCAGCATAATTTGTCCGTTGGCGACACCCTGTCGGTGGATACCCACAACAGCCTAATCTGGTCTTCTAGCCGCTTGGTGGCCACGGTGGGGGTGGAGAATCTGGCCATTGTAGAGACCGCCGATGCCATTTTGGTGGCGCGTAAGGACCGTGTGCAAGAGGTCAAAAAGATTGTTGACCAGCTCAAGCAGAGCAAACGCTGTGAATTTAGCCACCATAATATGGTCTACCGCCCTTGGGGGACGTTTACCCAGGTCGACGCAGGCCCCCGTTTTCAGGTTAAACGCATTATGGTTAAACCCGGGGCCAAGCTATCCTTACAGATGCATCACCACCGCTCGGAACACTGGGTGGTGGTCAAAGGCACGGCGCTGGTTACGCGGGGCGACACCGAGATCTTGCTCAAAGAAAATGAGTCCACCTACATCCCCTTAGGGGTCAAACATAGCCTTGCCAACCCGGGCAAGATCCCCCTGGAGATTATTGAGGTACAGAGCGGCCCCTACCTGGGGGAGGATGATATTATCCGCTTTGAGGATATCTATGCCCGCCTAGAAGATCACCCGCGTTAA
- a CDS encoding outer membrane protein transport protein: MKSNIKYLLIAAGAVSVGANVGTAHATNGMNLEGYGARSHAMGGASMAYDTGNSAAMNNPATLGLWEGDRRLGLGLRMLGPDVELKSNTSSAQSDGDAYFMPSLSYVRRSGKWRYGLAVLAQGGMGTEF; this comes from the coding sequence ATGAAATCGAACATTAAATATCTATTGATTGCTGCTGGAGCGGTCTCTGTTGGCGCCAATGTGGGTACAGCTCACGCTACCAATGGTATGAACTTGGAGGGCTATGGTGCCCGTTCCCACGCCATGGGTGGGGCCTCGATGGCCTACGACACCGGTAACTCGGCCGCCATGAACAACCCGGCTACCCTGGGTTTGTGGGAAGGCGATCGTCGTCTGGGTCTGGGTCTGCGCATGCTGGGTCCCGATGTGGAGCTGAAGAGCAACACCTCTTCGGCTCAATCCGATGGTGACGCCTATTTTATGCCCTCGCTCTCCTATGTTCGTCGTTCAGGTAAGTGGCGTTATGGCTTGGCCGTCTTGGCACAAGGTGGCATGGGTACCGAGTTTTAA
- a CDS encoding HU family DNA-binding protein: MNLGELKKIVADKTGMSQADAGRAVAATLEAISESLGQSATVSLLGFGTFSVGERAAREGRNPQTGEKINISASRTIRFKAGQSLREKVNG, from the coding sequence ATGAATCTGGGTGAACTAAAAAAAATCGTCGCAGATAAAACAGGCATGAGTCAAGCGGATGCCGGTCGCGCCGTTGCGGCAACGTTGGAAGCGATTAGCGAAAGTCTGGGCCAGAGTGCCACGGTTAGTCTGTTGGGCTTTGGTACCTTCTCGGTGGGTGAGCGCGCGGCCCGTGAAGGGCGTAACCCCCAGACGGGTGAAAAGATCAATATCTCTGCCAGCCGTACCATTCGCTTTAAAGCGGGTCAATCTTTGCGTGAAAAGGTCAACGGTTAA
- a CDS encoding Trm112 family protein, which translates to MLDKQLLDILVCPVCKGTLSVDKGHTELVCDKDKLAFPVRDDIPVMLMEEARKLEADDA; encoded by the coding sequence ATGTTGGATAAGCAGCTTTTGGATATTCTGGTCTGCCCGGTCTGCAAAGGAACATTAAGTGTGGATAAAGGGCACACCGAGCTGGTGTGTGATAAGGATAAATTGGCCTTTCCTGTGCGGGACGACATCCCGGTTATGCTGATGGAAGAGGCTCGAAAATTAGAGGCGGATGATGCTTGA
- a CDS encoding hemolysin family protein, whose amino-acid sequence MESWLILLLMALFLLMEGFFSGSEIGVVNADKLKLRHQAAKGCRGSRLALDMLEKPEWLLATTLVGTNIAIVSNTTLATLLATQWLGEGKGWVAILFVAPLIWIVGEIVPKSIFQEHADTITPRVIFVLKGASVLFYPVLLIFTLFTRLITLVVGRGKARNPYTLREELDLMLQMPNHEDGDVQQEERTMIRRMFTFSELRARDIMVPLIQVVSTTRTATCGEALALCAQHGHTRLPVYAGRVDNLVGHVSGLDLLGQPKQSPISPFIKPVPYVPMSKPVEDLLVEFRKSGEHVAVVVGEFGGSQGIMTLEDILERVVGDIEDEYDTKEQSPRWVQKINPTTYVVSAGMDVVALKERIGVELPEGSYKTLGGFMLEHLEDIPKVGQSLNYHKMTFTVEKATRKMIQEVKITF is encoded by the coding sequence ATGGAGAGTTGGTTGATTCTTCTGCTCATGGCGCTGTTTCTACTGATGGAAGGCTTTTTTTCCGGGTCTGAAATTGGGGTGGTCAATGCCGATAAGCTCAAGTTACGCCATCAAGCGGCCAAGGGTTGTCGGGGCTCCCGGTTGGCTCTGGATATGTTGGAAAAGCCGGAATGGCTGCTGGCGACCACGTTGGTAGGGACCAATATTGCCATTGTCAGCAATACCACCCTGGCGACCCTGCTGGCGACCCAGTGGCTGGGGGAGGGCAAAGGCTGGGTGGCGATTTTGTTTGTGGCCCCGCTGATCTGGATTGTGGGGGAGATCGTCCCCAAAAGCATCTTTCAAGAGCATGCTGACACCATCACGCCCCGGGTGATTTTTGTGCTCAAAGGGGCATCGGTGCTCTTCTATCCGGTTTTGTTGATTTTTACCCTGTTCACCCGTTTGATTACCTTGGTGGTGGGCCGGGGCAAAGCACGCAACCCCTATACCCTGCGGGAAGAGCTGGATCTCATGTTGCAAATGCCCAACCATGAGGATGGGGATGTGCAGCAGGAGGAGCGCACCATGATACGCCGCATGTTCACCTTTAGTGAACTGCGGGCCAGGGATATTATGGTGCCCTTGATCCAGGTTGTCTCCACCACCCGCACCGCCACCTGTGGCGAGGCGTTGGCATTGTGTGCCCAGCATGGTCACACCCGGCTGCCGGTCTATGCGGGGCGGGTGGATAATCTGGTGGGCCATGTGAGTGGGCTGGATCTGCTGGGTCAACCCAAGCAGAGCCCCATTAGCCCTTTTATTAAACCGGTGCCCTATGTGCCCATGTCCAAACCGGTGGAGGATCTGCTGGTGGAGTTTCGCAAAAGTGGCGAGCATGTGGCGGTGGTGGTGGGGGAGTTTGGCGGCTCACAGGGGATTATGACCCTGGAAGATATCCTAGAGCGCGTGGTCGGGGATATCGAGGATGAGTATGATACCAAGGAGCAGTCGCCGCGCTGGGTGCAAAAGATTAACCCCACCACCTATGTGGTGAGTGCGGGTATGGATGTGGTGGCTTTAAAAGAGCGTATCGGGGTGGAGTTGCCCGAAGGCAGCTATAAAACCCTGGGCGGTTTTATGCTGGAACATCTGGAGGATATCCCCAAGGTTGGGCAGTCCCTAAACTATCATAAAATGACTTTTACGGTGGAAAAAGCCACCCGTAAGATGATCCAAGAGGTAAAAATTACCTTTTAA
- the era gene encoding GTPase Era: MTDTFRSGFVAIVGRPNMGKSTFLNRVMGQKLAIVSPKPQTTRTRVLGALNRDNCQIVFLDTPGIHKAGKNLLNRAMVQTAMQSCQEVDAVLYFVDAQRGVTEGDLEIVQRLPRGEAPIYLIINKVDQIPQESLLPLLAKAGESGLPFDEVIPISALEGSNVDYLVGLLDAKMVEGPRYFPEGMVTDQPERFIAGEIVREKLFLNLQQELPYALAVQVEHYEERESGALEFHALIIVHRDSHKAMVIGKQGAMLKKIGSAARYELERLLGCKVILKCWVKVKKDWMDNRQLLQEFGYPDDLRE, encoded by the coding sequence ATGACTGATACCTTCCGCTCCGGTTTTGTGGCCATTGTTGGCCGTCCCAATATGGGCAAATCCACCTTTCTTAATCGGGTGATGGGGCAGAAGCTTGCCATCGTCAGCCCCAAGCCCCAGACCACCCGCACCCGCGTGTTGGGGGCGCTTAACCGGGACAACTGCCAAATCGTCTTTTTAGACACCCCAGGCATTCATAAAGCGGGGAAAAACCTGCTCAATCGCGCCATGGTGCAGACCGCCATGCAGAGCTGCCAGGAGGTGGATGCGGTACTCTACTTTGTAGATGCCCAGCGCGGGGTGACAGAGGGTGATTTGGAAATTGTGCAGCGTCTGCCCCGAGGAGAGGCGCCCATTTATTTGATTATCAACAAGGTTGATCAAATTCCTCAAGAGAGTCTGCTACCACTGCTGGCCAAAGCAGGGGAGAGCGGCTTGCCCTTTGATGAGGTTATTCCCATCTCTGCCCTAGAGGGCAGCAATGTGGATTATTTGGTGGGGTTGTTGGATGCCAAGATGGTTGAGGGTCCCCGCTATTTTCCAGAGGGTATGGTTACGGACCAGCCCGAGCGCTTTATTGCCGGGGAGATCGTGCGGGAGAAGCTGTTTTTAAACCTGCAACAAGAGCTACCCTACGCCCTGGCGGTGCAGGTGGAGCACTATGAAGAGCGGGAGAGTGGCGCGCTGGAGTTTCACGCCCTGATCATCGTCCATCGGGATAGCCATAAGGCGATGGTCATTGGCAAGCAGGGGGCGATGTTGAAAAAAATCGGTTCTGCGGCTCGTTATGAGCTGGAACGGCTGTTGGGCTGTAAGGTGATCCTCAAGTGCTGGGTTAAGGTAAAAAAAGATTGGATGGATAACCGCCAACTGTTGCAGGAGTTTGGTTATCCCGACGATCTGCGCGAGTAG